A single Gambusia affinis linkage group LG22, SWU_Gaff_1.0, whole genome shotgun sequence DNA region contains:
- the atf3 gene encoding cyclic AMP-dependent transcription factor ATF-3, producing the protein MMLQHSGLSLADISCSAFVPCLSPPGSLTLDDFTSFSPIVKDELRTAIQAKRRSNGPSADVSSDGASSGSDHGSEPPSGRAGLKRELTTEEHERRKRRRERNKIAAAKCRNKKKEKTESLQKESEKLESVNAELKQQIEELKQQKQQLVYMLNLHRPTCIVRAQNGQTPDDERDLFIQHIKDSAFQLHGLAASSSSAAPTLDDIQCSGHL; encoded by the exons ATGATGCTGCAGCATTCGGGTCTCTCTCTGGCCGACATCAGCTGCTCCGCCTTCGTCCCCTGCCTGTCGCCGCCCGGCTCGCTCACCCTGGACGACTTCACCAGCTTCTCGCCCATCGTGAAGGACGAGCTGCGGACGGCCATCCAGGCCAAGCGGCGGTCCAACGGGCCGAGCGCCGACGTCAGCTCGGACGGCGCCAGCTCCGGGTCGGACCACGGCTCGGAGCCGCCGTCGGGCCGCGCCGGCCTCAAGAGAGAG CTGACGACCGAGGAGCacgagaggaggaagaggaggagggagaggaacaAGATCGCTGCTGCAAAGTGTCGCAacaagaagaaggagaaaaccGAGTCTCTGCAGAAG GAGTCTGAGAAGCTGGAGAGCGTCAACGCGGAGCTGAAGCAGCAGATCGAGGAGCtgaagcagcagaagcagcagctggtCTACATGCTCAACCTGCACCGGCCCACCTGCATCGTCCGCGCTCAGAACGGCCAGACGCCCGACGACGAGCGCGACCTCTTCATCCAGCACATCAAGGACAGCGCCTTCCAGCTCCACGGCCTCGCCGCCTCGTCTTCCTCCGCCGCACCGACGCTGGACGACATTCAGTGTTCGGGTCACCTATGA
- the pex3 gene encoding peroxisomal biogenesis factor 3 has protein sequence MFSSVCNFIKRHKKKFIFTGAVVGGVYLLGKYAQKKIKEVQEKEASEYIAQARRQFHFESNQRTCNMTVLSMLPPLREAIVTQLNSESLTAMLKTKPANKLEIWEDLKIISFTRTVVAVYSTCMLVVLLRVQLNIIGGYLYLDNSVGKSAASPLTPPDVQQQYLSSIQHLLGDGLTELISRVKTAVQSSLGGVSLKQSLSLLELEQQLIWIRAEVDSGRPLSSYMLADDEDVLADQACGLTENDLVTIRLLNETRDMLDSPDLSKVLSACLNRGFSRLLDNLAEFFRLPVSDSAPDSLSAVSLPLAKIIPIINGQINSVCSETPSHFVQDLLLNDQVKEFAAIVYETFSTPQELQK, from the exons ATGTTCTCATCGGTCTGTAATTTTATCAAACGACACAagaagaaatttattttcaccGGAGCTGTGGTCGGAG GAGTTTACCTGCTAGGTAAATATGCCCAGAAGAAGATCAAGGAGGTCCAGGAGAAGGAGGCGAGTGAGTACATAGCCCAGGCCAGAAGGCAGTTCCACTTCGAGAGCAACCAGAGAACCTGCAACATGACAG ttcTGTCGATGCTTCCTCCGCTCAGAGAGGCTATCGTCACTCAGCTCAACTCCGAGAGTCTGACGGCGATGCTGAAAACAAA ACCGGCCAACAAGCTGGAGATCTGGGAAGATTTAAAGATCATCA GCTTCACCCGGACCGTCGTGGCCGTCTACAGCACCTGCATGCTGGTGGTTCTCCTCAGGGTGCAGCTCAACATCATCGGGGGATACCTGTACCTGGACAACTCTGTGGGGAAGAGCGCAGCG AGTCCTCTGACGCCTCCGGATGTCCAGCAGCAGTACCTGTCCAGCATCCAGCATCTCCTAGGAGACG GGCTGACGGAGCTGATCTCCAGGGTGAAGACGGCGGTGCAGAGCTCCCTGGGCGG GGTGTCTCTGAAGCAGAGTCTGTCCCTGCTGGAGCTGGAACAGCAGCTGATCTGGATCCGAGCCGAGGTGGACTCTGGACGCCCGCTGTCCTCCTACATGCTGGCGGACGATGAGGACGTCCTCGCCGACCAG GCGTGCGGCTTAACGGAGAATGACCTGGTGACCATCAGACTGCTGAATGAGACCAGAGACATGCTGGACAG TCCAGATCTGAGCAAAGTTCTCAGCGCCTGTCTGAACCGCGGTTTCTCTCGTCTCCTTGACAACCTGGCCGAGTTCTTCCGGCTTCCTGTCAGTGACTCCGCCCCCGACAG CCTGTCTGCCGTCAGCCTGCCGCTGGCCAAGATCATCCCCATCATCAACGGTCAGATCAACTCCGTCTGTAGTGAAACTCCCAGCCACTTTGTTCAG GACCTGCTGCTGAACGACCAGGTGAAGGAGTTTGCCGCCATCGTGTACGAGACGTTCAGCACGCCGCAGGAGCTGCAGAAGTGA
- the adat2 gene encoding tRNA-specific adenosine deaminase 2 — translation MATEEGRKAESEAEFSVSDEEMKKWMSRAFEMAREALQGGEVPVGCLLVHRQEVVGKGRNEVNETKNATRHAEMVALDQLLDWCRHGNLDVRGVCEQTVLYVTVEPCVMCAAALRLMNVSLVVYGCSNERFGGCGSVLDLSSAELPDTGTTFRCVPGHRAEEAVEMLKTFYKQENPNAPKPKTRKD, via the exons atggcaacagaagaggGCCGTAAAGCCGAGTCAGAAGCCGAGTTTTCTGTAAGTGATGAAGAAATGAAGAAGTGGATGTCAAGAGCTTTTGAAATG GCCAGAGAGGCTCTGCAAGGCGGCGAGGTTCCGGTCGGATGCCTGCTGGtccacagacaggaagtggtggggAAAGGCCGGAACGAGGTCAACGAGACCAAAAAC GCGACGCGTCACGCTGAGATGGTCGCCTTGGACCAGCTGCTGGACTGGTGTCGCCATGGCAACCTGGACGTGAGGGGCGTGTGTGAGCAAACGGTGCTGTATGTGACGGTGGAGCCGTGCGTGATGTGCGCCGCAGCCCTGCGCCTCATGA ACGTCTCTCTGGTCGTCTACGGCTGTAGCAATGAGCGATTTGGAGGCTGCGGCTCGGTTCTGGACCTCTCCTCTGCTGAGCTTCCTGACACCGGGACGACCTTCAGG tgtgttccAGGTCACAGAGCAGAGGAAGCTGTTGAGATGCTGAAAACTTTCTACAAACAGGAGAATCCAAACg ccccAAAACCCAAAACCAGGAAGGACTGA